One window of Felis catus isolate Fca126 chromosome D4, F.catus_Fca126_mat1.0, whole genome shotgun sequence genomic DNA carries:
- the FOXB2 gene encoding forkhead box protein B2 yields MPRPGKSSYSDQKPPYSYISLTAMAIQHSAEKMLPLSDIYKFIMERFPYYREHTQRWQNSLRHNLSFNDCFIKIPRRPDQPGKGSFWALHPDCGDMFENGSFLRRRKRFKVLRAEHTHLHAGSTKGAPGAGPGGHLHPHHPHHPHHHHHHHHHAAAHHHHHHHPPQPPPPPPPHMVHYFHQQPPPAPQPPPHLSSQPAQQPPQQSQPQPPSHPGKMQEAAAVAAAAAAAAAAAVGSVGRLSQFPPYGLGSAAAAAAAAAASTSGFKHPFAIENIISRDYKGVLQAGGLPLASVMHHLGYPVPGQLGNVVSSVWPHVGVMDSVAAAAAAAAAAGVPVGPEYGAFGVPVKALCHSASQSLPAVPVPIKPTPSLPPVAALPPTLAVPAAAQQPPAPSTVCPAAAASPAASLLEPTAPTAAESKGSSLHSVLVHS; encoded by the coding sequence ATGCCGCGGCCGGGGAAGAGCTCGTACAGCGACCAAAAGCCGCCCTACTCGTACATCTCGCTGACCGCCATGGCCATCCAGCACTCCGCCGAGAAGATGCTGCCGCTGAGCGACATCTACAAGTTCATCATGGAGCGCTTCCCCTACTACCGCGAGCACACGCAGCGTTGGCAGAACAGCCTGCGCCACAACCTCTCCTTCAACGACTGCTTCATCAAGATCCCGCGGCGGCCGGACCAGCCCGGCAAGGGCAGCTTCTGGGCGCTGCATCCCGACTGCGGCGACATGTTCGAGAACGGCAGCTTCCTGCGGCGCCGAAAGCGCTTCAAGGTGCTGCGCGCCGAACACACTCACCTGCACGCGGGAAGCACCAAGGGCGCGCCGGGCGCCGGGCCCGGAGGGCACCTTCACCCGCACCACCCGCACCAcccgcaccaccaccaccaccaccaccaccacgcgGCCGcgcaccaccaccatcaccaccacccgccccagccgccgcccccgccgccgccgcacATGGTGCATTACTTCCATCAGCAGCCGCCTCCAgccccgcagccgccgccgcaCCTCTCGTCGCAGCCAGCGCAGCAGCCGCCCCAGCAGTCGCAGCCCCAGCCGCCGTCCCACCCGGGCAAGATGCAGgaggcggcggcggtggcggcagccgcggcggccgcggcggccgcggcggtgGGGAGCGTGGGGCGCCTGTCGCAGTTCCCGCCCTACGGGTTGGGctccgccgccgcggccgccgcggccGCGGCCGCGTCCACGTCGGGCTTCAAGCACCCGTTCGCCATCGAGAACATCATCAGCCGGGACTACAAGGGCGTGCTGCAGGCCGGCGGGCTGCCCTTGGCGTCGGTCATGCACCACCTGGGTTACCCCGTGCCAGGTCAGCTCGGCAACGTCGTCAGCTCCGTGTGGCCGCACGTGGGCGTCATGGATTCGgtggccgcggccgccgccgccgccgccgccgcgggggTCCCCGTGGGCCCGGAGTACGGGGCCTTCGGGGTGCCGGTCAAGGCCCTGTGCCATTCGGCAAGCCAGAGCCTGCCTGCCGTGCCGGTGCCCATCAAGCCCACCCCCTCGCTGCCGCCGGTGGCCGCGCTGCCTCCGACGCTCGCTGTCCCCGCGGCCGCGCAGCAGCCGCCGGCGCCGTCCACCGTGTGCCCTGCGGCTGCGGCCTCTCCCGCCGCCTCCCTGCTGGAGCCCACCGCCCCGACTGCGGCAGAGAGCAAGGGCAGCTCCCTGCACTCGGTGCTGGTGCACTCCTAG